One Mycolicibacterium sarraceniae genomic window carries:
- a CDS encoding acyl-CoA dehydrogenase family protein yields the protein MDLRYDDATEEFRNEVRTFLSAKSDSFPTKSYDTAEGFEQHRVWDRVLFDAGLSVITWPEKYGGRDASLLQWVVYEEEYFRAGAPGRASANGTSMLAPTLFAHGTDEQLDRVLPKMASGEEIWAQAWSEPESGSDLASLRSTATQTDGGWLLNGQKIWSSRAVFGERGFGLFRSDPEAQRHKGLTYFMFDLKADGVTVRPIAQLGGDTGFGEIFFDNVFVPDADVIGGVHDGWRAAMSTSSNERGMSLRSPARFLAPAERLVSQWRDRGSDPAFADRVADAWIKAQAYRLHTFGTVTRVAGGGELGAESSVTKVFWSELDVALHQAALELRGADAELADGWTDGLLFALGGPIYAGTNEIQRNIIAERLLGLPRESSASAGAKK from the coding sequence ATGGATCTGCGCTACGACGACGCCACCGAAGAGTTCCGCAATGAGGTGCGCACCTTCTTGTCGGCCAAGTCCGACTCGTTCCCGACGAAGTCTTATGACACCGCCGAGGGATTCGAGCAACACCGGGTTTGGGATCGCGTCCTGTTCGACGCCGGCCTCTCGGTGATCACCTGGCCCGAGAAATACGGCGGCCGCGACGCGAGCCTGCTGCAGTGGGTGGTCTACGAGGAGGAGTACTTCCGCGCCGGGGCGCCGGGACGGGCCAGCGCCAACGGCACGTCGATGCTCGCGCCGACGCTGTTCGCGCACGGCACCGACGAACAGCTGGACCGGGTGCTGCCGAAAATGGCCAGCGGCGAAGAGATCTGGGCCCAAGCCTGGTCGGAGCCGGAGTCCGGCAGCGACCTTGCCTCCCTACGCTCGACAGCCACCCAGACCGACGGCGGCTGGCTGCTCAACGGCCAGAAGATCTGGAGCTCGCGGGCAGTCTTCGGCGAGCGGGGATTCGGACTGTTCCGGTCCGACCCCGAGGCCCAACGCCATAAGGGCTTGACCTACTTCATGTTCGACCTCAAGGCCGACGGCGTCACAGTCCGCCCGATCGCCCAGCTCGGCGGGGACACCGGGTTCGGCGAGATCTTCTTCGACAACGTGTTCGTTCCCGATGCCGATGTCATCGGCGGCGTGCACGACGGCTGGCGCGCGGCGATGAGCACGTCGAGCAACGAGCGCGGTATGTCCCTGCGCAGCCCCGCTCGCTTCCTCGCGCCCGCCGAGCGGCTGGTGTCGCAGTGGCGTGATCGGGGGTCCGACCCGGCGTTCGCCGATCGGGTGGCCGACGCCTGGATCAAGGCACAGGCCTACCGGTTGCACACCTTCGGCACGGTGACCCGGGTCGCTGGCGGCGGTGAACTGGGTGCTGAGTCGTCGGTGACCAAGGTGTTCTGGTCCGAGCTCGACGTAGCCCTGCATCAGGCTGCGCTGGAGCTTCGCGGTGCCGACGCCGAACTCGCCGACGGCTGGACCGATGGTCTGCTGTTCGCGCTCGGTGGCCCGATCTACGCCGGCACCAACGAGATTCAGCGCAATATCATCGCCGAGCGGTTGCTCGGACTGCCCCGAGAAAGCTCAGCCAGCGCAGGAGCGAAGAAATGA
- a CDS encoding acyl-CoA dehydrogenase — MKFALDEQQRDFAASIDAALGAADVPGAVRAWAEGDTTPARKVWSALTDLGVTALAVPEKYDGIEAHPVDLVVALERLGRWNVPGPVAESIAVAPILLVDDERSAALAAGELIATVALPPAVPRAVNADFAGLTLLAQDGRVSDAAVGDGHESVDPSRRLFDVAATGEARDADVARAYEFGALATAAQLVGAGQAMLDMAVEYAKQRSQFGRIIGSYQALKHTLADVHIAVELARPLVYGAALSLADGSPDTARDVSAAKAAASDAALLAARSSLQTHGAIGYTSEHDLSLWLLRVQALHSAWGDPTSHRRRVLEALA; from the coding sequence ATGAAATTCGCACTCGACGAACAGCAGCGGGATTTCGCCGCCAGTATCGATGCCGCGCTGGGGGCTGCCGACGTACCGGGTGCCGTCCGCGCCTGGGCCGAGGGTGACACCACCCCTGCCCGCAAGGTGTGGTCGGCGCTGACCGACCTGGGTGTGACCGCGTTGGCGGTGCCCGAGAAATACGACGGCATCGAGGCACATCCCGTCGACCTGGTGGTGGCGCTGGAACGGCTGGGCCGCTGGAATGTGCCCGGCCCGGTTGCCGAATCCATTGCGGTGGCACCGATCCTCCTGGTTGACGACGAGCGCTCCGCCGCTTTGGCCGCCGGGGAATTGATCGCGACGGTCGCACTGCCGCCGGCGGTGCCGCGCGCCGTCAACGCCGACTTCGCCGGGCTGACTCTCCTGGCGCAGGACGGCCGGGTCAGCGACGCCGCCGTCGGCGACGGACACGAATCGGTCGACCCCAGCCGACGGCTGTTCGACGTCGCCGCCACCGGCGAGGCTCGCGACGCCGATGTCGCGCGAGCGTACGAATTCGGTGCACTGGCCACCGCCGCCCAACTGGTCGGCGCCGGCCAGGCCATGCTCGACATGGCGGTCGAATACGCCAAGCAGCGCAGCCAATTCGGCCGCATCATCGGCAGCTACCAGGCGCTCAAGCACACGCTGGCCGATGTTCACATCGCCGTGGAACTGGCTCGTCCCCTCGTCTACGGCGCGGCACTGTCGCTGGCCGACGGATCTCCGGATACCGCGCGGGATGTGAGCGCGGCCAAGGCCGCCGCCTCGGATGCGGCACTGCTGGCCGCGCGGTCGTCGCTGCAGACGCACGGCGCCATCGGGTACACCTCCGAACACGATCTGTCGCTGTGGCTGCTGCGAGTGCAGGCGCTGCATTCGGCGTGGGGCGATCCGACCAGTCATCGACGTCGAGTGTTGGAGGCGCTGGCATGA